One part of the Alosa alosa isolate M-15738 ecotype Scorff River chromosome 4, AALO_Geno_1.1, whole genome shotgun sequence genome encodes these proteins:
- the elapor1 gene encoding endosome/lysosome-associated apoptosis and autophagy regulator 1 isoform X1, translating to MYYLLRPLLGLTHVRCVVYPLLAILLAFQIESKDLPMCKESDYHYEYTECDVLGSRWRVGVPNKPNTCTNLPDPVKGTQCTFSCNTGEFLDMKTQECQKCAAGTYSLGTGVAFDEWDSMPPGFVTHGINMDAGDAYMNCSNSTWTPKGDFIASNTDECTSTLSYAISLKKPGSVTFQYLYPDNSIFFEFYVQNDQCQSSVEQSRWMKTTENDWDSHYVQLSRGNNVLYWRTTGFSLNANSVKPILLRNIAISGVAYTSECFPCKAGTYSTEPGGSRCAPCPANSYSRKGATACQECEKEKYAGIGSGECLTRPPCKEGDYFYTHTPCDSNRTTQLMYKWIEPKICSETADGAVQLPASGQMMTCPPCNPGFFMNNASTCQPCPHGFYSNGSVCSECSAGTEPVVGFEYKWWNRMPSNMKSSVYSNEYSDSERTTAWEVAGEYVYTTPGDMDTGFMLLTLTVPGYRLPHTVTTDEMNTELSKITFVFETKCTDNCVLYFMAGVSERNNFVVERWRGTNGKQSYSYIIKSNSTVSFSWGFQRTAGPTTEKLYSADFAKIYVVRITNVIGGVASKCRHCALGMLQGAESTCVPCPASHYMVEGSGVCKACPANSIIRAEHQVGPEACVRCGPNTHSNKAHSACLSDCRLAVKQRDGETLHYDFSPLSNVTAAQSSPRFTTKGLKFFQQFSIGLCGEEGRAMATCVDNITESRKELSGYVCQSTIVPTDVRGQTVVSSQPFSIGDTLIGITTKSTFDQITSPEGNFPTDSTLPDVIFYYRGSETTQACKKGRSTTIRLRCNPSVRGNDLISLPSKCPEGTCDGCSFHLLWLSRHACPLCSERHYKKIESACIQGIMRTTYVWQQPLHCFGGVTLPPQMVSACVTLDFWLKFGVSIGSVAALLLISLSCYFWKKTRKLEYKYSKLMMTAGEKECELPAADSCAIMEGEDAEEDELIYLTKKSFFGKIKSFSRERTSDGFDSVPLKSSAGLEMEMS from the exons ATGTACTACCTGCTGCGACCTCTGCTTGGGTTGACACATGTCAGATGTGTTGTGTATCCACTTCTGGCAATACTTTTGGCATTTCAGATCGAGTCGAAAGATTTACCCATGTGTAAAGAG TCGGATTACCATTATGAATACACAGAGTGTGATGTGCTGGGGTCTCGCTGGAGGGTAGGAGTGCCCAACAAACCTAACACCTGCACTAACCTCCCAGACCCTGTCAAAGGCACCCAGTGCA CATTCTCCTGCAACACGGGGGAGTTTCTGGACATGAAGACACAGGAGTGCCAGAAGTGTGCAGCAGGGACCTACTCTCTGGGGACGGGCGTGGCCTTTGATGAGTGGGATAGCATGCCCCCAGGGTTTGTCACCCACGGCATCAACATGGATGCTGGGGACGCCTACATGAACTGCTCAAA TTCCACCTGGACACCAAAAGGGGACTTCATTGCCTCAAACACAGACGAGTGCACATCCACTCTGTCCTACGCCATCAGTCTTAAGAAGCCTGGATCTGTGACCTTCCAGTACCTCTACCCAGACAACAGCATCTTCTTTGAGTTTTAT GTTCAGAATGACCAGTGTCAGTCCTCTGTGGAACAAAGCCGCTGGATGAAGACCACAGAGAATGACTGGGACTCCCACTAT GTACAGCTGAGTCGTGGAAATAATGTGCTGTACTGGAGAACCACTGGCTTCTCCCTCAACGCCAACTCTGTCAAACCCATCCTGTTGCGCAACATCGCCATCTCAG GTGTGGCCTACACATCCGAGTGCTTTCCCTGTAAGGCGGGCACCTACAGCACTGAGCCAGGTGGGTCCCGATGTGCCCCCTGCCCAGCCAACTCTTACTCGCGCAAAGGGGCCACTGCCTGCCAGGAGTGTGAGAAGGAGAAATATGCGG GTATAGGCTCTGGAGAATGCCTCACCAGACCACCATGTAAAGAGGGTGActacttctacacacacacaccctgtgacTCCAACAGGACG ACCCAGCTGATGTACAAGTGGATCGAGCCCAAGATCTGCAGTGAGACGGCCGACGGGGCAGTGCAGCTCCCTGCCTCGGGGCAGATGATGACCTGCCCGCCCTGCAACCCCGGCTTCTTCATGAACAACGCCTCTACCTGCCAACCTTGCCCACATGGCTTCTACTCCAACGGCTCAG tttgctCAGAGTGTTCTGCAGGGACGGAGCCGGTGGTGGGGTTTGAGTATAAGTGGTGGAACCGGATGCCCAGTAACATGAAGAGTTCCGTCTACAGCAACGAATACAGTGACTCAGAGAGAACCACAG CATGGGAGGTGGCGGGGGAGTATGTGTACACCACACCAGGAGACATGGACACAGGCTTTATGTTGCTCACTCTCACTGTCCCGGGGTACAG GTTGCCTCATACTGTCACCACAGATGAGATGAACACAGAGCTGTCCAAGATCACCTTTGTGTTTGAGACCAAGTGTACCGATAACTGCGTTCTCTACTTCATGGCG GGTGTGAGTGAAAGGAACAACTTTGTGGTAGAGCGCTGGAGGGGGACTAATGGGAAGCAATCCTACTCTTACATTATCAAGAGCAACAGCACCGTCAGCTTCTCCTGGGGGTTCCAGCGCACCGCAGGGCCAACCACA GAAAAGCTGTATAGTGCCGACTTTGCCAAGATCTACGTTGTCCGCATCACCAATGTCATCGGTGGTGTGGCGTCCAAGTGTCGCCACTGTGCCCTGGGGATGTTGCAGGGTGCGGAGTCCACCTGTGTGCCCTGCCCAGCCAGCCACTACATGGTGGAGGGCAGCGGAGTGTGTAAGGCCTGTCCCGCCAACAGCATCATCCGCGCAGAACACCAGGTTGGGCCAGAGGCCTGTGTCCGCTgtggccccaacacacacagcaacaag GCCCACTCTGCTTGTCTGAGTGACTGTAGGCTGGCTGTGAAGCAGAGGGACGGAGAGACCCTCCACTATGACTTCTCTCCCCTGTCCAACGTTACCGCTGCCCAGAGCAGTCCACGCTTCACCACCAAGGGCCTCAAGTTCTTCCAGCAGTTCAGCATCGGGCTGTGTGGAGAAGAG GGCAGAGCGATGGCCACATGTGTGGACAACATCACAGAGAGCAGGAAGGAATTGAGTGGTTACGTGTGCCAGTCCACCATCGTCCCCACGGATGTAAGGGGGCAGACAGTGGTGTCATCCCAGCCCTTCAGCATAGGAGACACCCTCATAG GGATCACCACCAAATCAACTTTTGATCAAATAACCTCCCCTGAGGGTAACTTTCCTACAGATTCCACCTTACCTGATGTCATATTTTACTACAG GGGAAGTGAAACAACGCAAGCTTGTAAAAAAGGAAGGTCAACAACCATCAGACTGCGATGCAATCCCTCTGTTAGAGGAAATGACCTAATTTCTCTTCCGAG taaatgTCCTGAGGGCACCTGTGATGGCTGCTCCTTCCATCTGCTGTGGCTCTCCAGGCACGCCTGTCCTCTTTGCTCAGAGAGACACTACAAAAAGATTGAGAGTGCCTGCATCCAGGGCATCATG AGGACTACATACGTGTGGCAGCAGCCTCTGCACTGCTTTGGCGGGGTGACACTGCCCCCCCAGAtggtgagtgcgtgtgtgacaTTGGACTTCTGGCTGAAGTTTGGGGTGTCCATTGGGAGCGTCGCCGCCCTACTGCTCATCAGCCTCAGCTGCTACTTCTGGAAGAAGACACGCAA ACTGGAGTATAAGTATTCTAAGCTGATGATGACTGCGGGAGAGAAGGAGTGTGAGCTCCCGGCGGCCGATAGCTGCGCCATCATGGAGGGCGAGGACGCTGAGGAGGATGAACTCATCTACCTCACCAAGAAGTCCTTCTTTGGGAAGATCAAGTCCTTCTCCAgagag AGGACATCTGATGGATTTGACTCGGTGCCGCTCAAGTCATCAGCAGGtctggagatggagatgagcTGA
- the elapor1 gene encoding endosome/lysosome-associated apoptosis and autophagy regulator 1 isoform X2, translated as MCKESDYHYEYTECDVLGSRWRVGVPNKPNTCTNLPDPVKGTQCTFSCNTGEFLDMKTQECQKCAAGTYSLGTGVAFDEWDSMPPGFVTHGINMDAGDAYMNCSNSTWTPKGDFIASNTDECTSTLSYAISLKKPGSVTFQYLYPDNSIFFEFYVQNDQCQSSVEQSRWMKTTENDWDSHYVQLSRGNNVLYWRTTGFSLNANSVKPILLRNIAISGVAYTSECFPCKAGTYSTEPGGSRCAPCPANSYSRKGATACQECEKEKYAGIGSGECLTRPPCKEGDYFYTHTPCDSNRTTQLMYKWIEPKICSETADGAVQLPASGQMMTCPPCNPGFFMNNASTCQPCPHGFYSNGSVCSECSAGTEPVVGFEYKWWNRMPSNMKSSVYSNEYSDSERTTAWEVAGEYVYTTPGDMDTGFMLLTLTVPGYRLPHTVTTDEMNTELSKITFVFETKCTDNCVLYFMAGVSERNNFVVERWRGTNGKQSYSYIIKSNSTVSFSWGFQRTAGPTTEKLYSADFAKIYVVRITNVIGGVASKCRHCALGMLQGAESTCVPCPASHYMVEGSGVCKACPANSIIRAEHQVGPEACVRCGPNTHSNKAHSACLSDCRLAVKQRDGETLHYDFSPLSNVTAAQSSPRFTTKGLKFFQQFSIGLCGEEGRAMATCVDNITESRKELSGYVCQSTIVPTDVRGQTVVSSQPFSIGDTLIGITTKSTFDQITSPEGNFPTDSTLPDVIFYYRGSETTQACKKGRSTTIRLRCNPSVRGNDLISLPSKCPEGTCDGCSFHLLWLSRHACPLCSERHYKKIESACIQGIMRTTYVWQQPLHCFGGVTLPPQMVSACVTLDFWLKFGVSIGSVAALLLISLSCYFWKKTRKLEYKYSKLMMTAGEKECELPAADSCAIMEGEDAEEDELIYLTKKSFFGKIKSFSRERTSDGFDSVPLKSSAGLEMEMS; from the exons ATGTGTAAAGAG TCGGATTACCATTATGAATACACAGAGTGTGATGTGCTGGGGTCTCGCTGGAGGGTAGGAGTGCCCAACAAACCTAACACCTGCACTAACCTCCCAGACCCTGTCAAAGGCACCCAGTGCA CATTCTCCTGCAACACGGGGGAGTTTCTGGACATGAAGACACAGGAGTGCCAGAAGTGTGCAGCAGGGACCTACTCTCTGGGGACGGGCGTGGCCTTTGATGAGTGGGATAGCATGCCCCCAGGGTTTGTCACCCACGGCATCAACATGGATGCTGGGGACGCCTACATGAACTGCTCAAA TTCCACCTGGACACCAAAAGGGGACTTCATTGCCTCAAACACAGACGAGTGCACATCCACTCTGTCCTACGCCATCAGTCTTAAGAAGCCTGGATCTGTGACCTTCCAGTACCTCTACCCAGACAACAGCATCTTCTTTGAGTTTTAT GTTCAGAATGACCAGTGTCAGTCCTCTGTGGAACAAAGCCGCTGGATGAAGACCACAGAGAATGACTGGGACTCCCACTAT GTACAGCTGAGTCGTGGAAATAATGTGCTGTACTGGAGAACCACTGGCTTCTCCCTCAACGCCAACTCTGTCAAACCCATCCTGTTGCGCAACATCGCCATCTCAG GTGTGGCCTACACATCCGAGTGCTTTCCCTGTAAGGCGGGCACCTACAGCACTGAGCCAGGTGGGTCCCGATGTGCCCCCTGCCCAGCCAACTCTTACTCGCGCAAAGGGGCCACTGCCTGCCAGGAGTGTGAGAAGGAGAAATATGCGG GTATAGGCTCTGGAGAATGCCTCACCAGACCACCATGTAAAGAGGGTGActacttctacacacacacaccctgtgacTCCAACAGGACG ACCCAGCTGATGTACAAGTGGATCGAGCCCAAGATCTGCAGTGAGACGGCCGACGGGGCAGTGCAGCTCCCTGCCTCGGGGCAGATGATGACCTGCCCGCCCTGCAACCCCGGCTTCTTCATGAACAACGCCTCTACCTGCCAACCTTGCCCACATGGCTTCTACTCCAACGGCTCAG tttgctCAGAGTGTTCTGCAGGGACGGAGCCGGTGGTGGGGTTTGAGTATAAGTGGTGGAACCGGATGCCCAGTAACATGAAGAGTTCCGTCTACAGCAACGAATACAGTGACTCAGAGAGAACCACAG CATGGGAGGTGGCGGGGGAGTATGTGTACACCACACCAGGAGACATGGACACAGGCTTTATGTTGCTCACTCTCACTGTCCCGGGGTACAG GTTGCCTCATACTGTCACCACAGATGAGATGAACACAGAGCTGTCCAAGATCACCTTTGTGTTTGAGACCAAGTGTACCGATAACTGCGTTCTCTACTTCATGGCG GGTGTGAGTGAAAGGAACAACTTTGTGGTAGAGCGCTGGAGGGGGACTAATGGGAAGCAATCCTACTCTTACATTATCAAGAGCAACAGCACCGTCAGCTTCTCCTGGGGGTTCCAGCGCACCGCAGGGCCAACCACA GAAAAGCTGTATAGTGCCGACTTTGCCAAGATCTACGTTGTCCGCATCACCAATGTCATCGGTGGTGTGGCGTCCAAGTGTCGCCACTGTGCCCTGGGGATGTTGCAGGGTGCGGAGTCCACCTGTGTGCCCTGCCCAGCCAGCCACTACATGGTGGAGGGCAGCGGAGTGTGTAAGGCCTGTCCCGCCAACAGCATCATCCGCGCAGAACACCAGGTTGGGCCAGAGGCCTGTGTCCGCTgtggccccaacacacacagcaacaag GCCCACTCTGCTTGTCTGAGTGACTGTAGGCTGGCTGTGAAGCAGAGGGACGGAGAGACCCTCCACTATGACTTCTCTCCCCTGTCCAACGTTACCGCTGCCCAGAGCAGTCCACGCTTCACCACCAAGGGCCTCAAGTTCTTCCAGCAGTTCAGCATCGGGCTGTGTGGAGAAGAG GGCAGAGCGATGGCCACATGTGTGGACAACATCACAGAGAGCAGGAAGGAATTGAGTGGTTACGTGTGCCAGTCCACCATCGTCCCCACGGATGTAAGGGGGCAGACAGTGGTGTCATCCCAGCCCTTCAGCATAGGAGACACCCTCATAG GGATCACCACCAAATCAACTTTTGATCAAATAACCTCCCCTGAGGGTAACTTTCCTACAGATTCCACCTTACCTGATGTCATATTTTACTACAG GGGAAGTGAAACAACGCAAGCTTGTAAAAAAGGAAGGTCAACAACCATCAGACTGCGATGCAATCCCTCTGTTAGAGGAAATGACCTAATTTCTCTTCCGAG taaatgTCCTGAGGGCACCTGTGATGGCTGCTCCTTCCATCTGCTGTGGCTCTCCAGGCACGCCTGTCCTCTTTGCTCAGAGAGACACTACAAAAAGATTGAGAGTGCCTGCATCCAGGGCATCATG AGGACTACATACGTGTGGCAGCAGCCTCTGCACTGCTTTGGCGGGGTGACACTGCCCCCCCAGAtggtgagtgcgtgtgtgacaTTGGACTTCTGGCTGAAGTTTGGGGTGTCCATTGGGAGCGTCGCCGCCCTACTGCTCATCAGCCTCAGCTGCTACTTCTGGAAGAAGACACGCAA ACTGGAGTATAAGTATTCTAAGCTGATGATGACTGCGGGAGAGAAGGAGTGTGAGCTCCCGGCGGCCGATAGCTGCGCCATCATGGAGGGCGAGGACGCTGAGGAGGATGAACTCATCTACCTCACCAAGAAGTCCTTCTTTGGGAAGATCAAGTCCTTCTCCAgagag AGGACATCTGATGGATTTGACTCGGTGCCGCTCAAGTCATCAGCAGGtctggagatggagatgagcTGA
- the cfap276 gene encoding protein CFAP276: MARKCNPYPFPRHENDHTFTGTKECQKHPFETPIHVAQNESPWSRLNDTATLASVRRNVCYYDKEAPRDSLDFHLKSTYDHHQKFQGNKNETLFQRETYSDDHGRILKNRQKTEAPQCGIEKREIRLWVNPQKASIYSIQGTIESHHNASTNRGYSRKHDGGFYST; this comes from the exons ATGGCACGGAAGTGTAACCCATACCCGTTCCCTAGACATGAAAATGATCATACTTTCACCGGGACTAAGGAATGCCAG AAACACCCATTTGAAACGCCGATCCACGTCGCGCAGAATGAGAGCCCCTGGAGTCGTCTCAATGACACAGCCACTCTGGCCAGTGTAAGGCGAAACGTGTGCTACTATGATAAAGAG GCTCCAAGAGACAGTCTCGACTTTCATCTCAAGTCCACTTATGACCACCATCAAAAATTCCAAGGCAACAAGAATGAAACTCTTTTTCAGCGAGAAACCTATTCTGATGATCATGG gaggATACTGAAGAACAGACAGAAGACTGAGGCGCCCCAGTGTGGGATTGAGAAGAGGGAGATTCGGCTCTGGGTCAACCCACAGAAAGCTTCCATCTACAGCATCCAGGGAACCATAG AATCCCATCACAACGCATCTACCAATCGTGGCTACTCGAGGAAACACGATGGAGGATTCTACTCAACTTAA